The Echinicola rosea genome has a segment encoding these proteins:
- a CDS encoding helix-turn-helix transcriptional regulator produces the protein MDLKFEDLPQAVSQLIEQNKLLLKAIHENDFSEKPAEEVLTLSRICELLELKRQTIYSYVSRGLIPYHKKAGKFFLDRRSKNGSNQVIRVKKWKGLAFILEESSKTENSKRFNGLLSLYLLIFR, from the coding sequence ATGGACTTAAAATTTGAAGACCTTCCTCAGGCGGTATCCCAGTTAATCGAGCAAAACAAATTGCTTTTAAAAGCGATTCATGAAAATGACTTTTCTGAAAAGCCAGCAGAAGAGGTATTAACCTTAAGCAGGATATGTGAATTGTTGGAATTGAAAAGGCAAACCATTTACAGTTATGTGTCCAGGGGGCTGATTCCATACCATAAAAAGGCCGGCAAGTTTTTTTTAGACAGGAGGTCGAAGAATGGATCAAATCAGGTAATAAGAGTGAAAAAATGGAAGGGATTAGCTTTCATCCTAGAAGAAAGTTCAAAGACCGAAAATTCAAAAAGGTTTAATGGTCTGTTATCCCTTTACTTATTGATTTTTAGATAA
- a CDS encoding mechanosensitive ion channel family protein encodes MKPFHCFSVLLTAFLVLGIVFGSAAFQTASDILTKGDSLLNLTEDSVSNVGKDTVKQERSLNSIIHTLEQYIIATNHINKVLGRVVDTTEVSMELPKVEERIEQVRIRLERKDRDINLRYLNALSNFSNYQDRLLQRWKEHFDTKSADVLNAYDSLKQIKKDNLLSVSIDDPSVLPSFQDQLRELKGRVNTGDSLFVARQLNLASYQTRLSSALIALRDFEEEIRDRERALERQLFDQEINFIWEGGSYPNTKDIMRVINHSLIINSIIFNGYLEASRPVIIWIMILIIAFFLWFRYLLRHIKSEKEFSDIILQRTKFVPKNPFLSAMIIVLPLATFFFRSPPVVLIMVVLWLLVLVTTVLIRPHVKKKVYVYWWLFLGIFVVYSISNLYIETAFEERWALLLLSLLGIGLAYNIIGAVRKSDITHPRYVVLLIQLFLLIQGLSVISNILGRYSLAKILGVAGTTSLMQAVGLYVFVLVIMEAIYLQIELSKKSSTEYTAYFDFQDITSKVRNIFVFLASAIWLYYLTANLTIYDYLYENTAAFLSAERTIGESKFTFGSVFTFVVIIWISGIISKYISYFAEAKDQKMAANRKQRLGSSILLIKLGVFTIGFLLAIAAAGIPLDNVAIVLGALSVGIGFGLQTIINNLVSGIILAFERPVQIGDVIEVGGRSGVVKEVGIRASKILGYDGSELIMPNGDLLSQQLVNWTLSNKRRRVELFIGVAYGSDSEKVEGVLRSVLDRDGILKVPGPSVFLQNFADSAVEYRLLFWVADIDTWVDMRNEVMKDIYKRFGDEGIEIPFPQRDLYIKSMPGAQPEKKKVDPKPADEASEGDEGGDKDPADGDSGEK; translated from the coding sequence ATGAAACCATTTCATTGTTTTAGCGTACTTCTGACAGCCTTTTTAGTTTTAGGGATCGTTTTTGGCAGTGCGGCCTTTCAGACTGCTTCAGATATACTGACGAAAGGGGATTCCCTTCTAAACTTGACCGAGGATTCGGTCAGTAATGTCGGAAAGGACACCGTCAAGCAAGAAAGAAGTCTCAATTCTATTATCCATACCCTAGAGCAATATATTATTGCTACCAATCATATCAATAAGGTGTTGGGCAGGGTGGTGGATACCACTGAGGTAAGTATGGAGTTGCCGAAAGTGGAAGAAAGGATAGAGCAAGTGAGGATTCGGCTTGAGCGAAAGGATAGGGATATTAATTTACGTTACCTTAATGCGCTGAGCAATTTCAGCAATTACCAAGACAGGTTGCTGCAGCGGTGGAAGGAGCATTTTGATACAAAAAGTGCCGATGTGCTCAATGCATACGATTCGCTAAAACAAATAAAGAAGGATAATTTACTTTCGGTGTCCATCGACGATCCGTCTGTATTGCCGTCTTTTCAAGATCAGCTCCGTGAGCTTAAGGGCCGCGTAAATACAGGAGATAGCCTCTTTGTCGCCAGGCAGCTTAATTTGGCCAGTTACCAGACCAGGCTTTCAAGTGCTTTAATAGCCTTGCGGGACTTTGAGGAGGAGATACGGGATCGGGAGAGGGCTTTGGAGCGGCAGCTATTTGATCAGGAGATCAATTTTATATGGGAAGGTGGTTCCTATCCCAATACCAAGGATATCATGAGGGTGATCAATCATTCCTTGATCATCAACAGTATCATTTTTAATGGCTATTTGGAAGCTTCCCGTCCAGTGATCATATGGATAATGATCTTAATAATTGCCTTCTTTTTATGGTTTAGGTACTTGCTGAGGCATATTAAATCAGAAAAGGAATTTTCGGATATTATCCTTCAAAGAACCAAATTTGTTCCTAAGAACCCATTTTTATCAGCAATGATCATTGTGCTGCCGTTGGCCACGTTCTTTTTTAGGTCTCCGCCGGTAGTGTTGATCATGGTGGTGCTTTGGCTGTTGGTGCTGGTGACCACGGTGCTGATAAGACCCCATGTGAAGAAGAAGGTATATGTGTACTGGTGGTTGTTTTTGGGGATTTTTGTCGTGTACAGTATCAGCAATCTGTATATTGAGACAGCTTTTGAAGAGCGATGGGCGTTGTTGTTGCTCAGTTTACTGGGGATAGGGCTTGCTTATAACATCATTGGAGCTGTAAGGAAAAGCGATATCACCCATCCGAGGTATGTGGTGTTATTGATCCAGCTGTTTTTGCTTATCCAGGGGCTGTCCGTTATTTCCAATATACTTGGGAGGTATAGCTTGGCCAAGATCTTGGGAGTAGCAGGGACGACCAGCCTCATGCAGGCTGTGGGGCTTTATGTCTTTGTGCTGGTGATCATGGAGGCCATCTATCTGCAGATCGAATTGAGCAAGAAGAGCTCAACGGAATATACTGCCTATTTTGACTTTCAGGATATCACAAGTAAGGTGCGGAATATTTTTGTGTTTTTGGCGTCAGCGATATGGCTTTACTACCTCACCGCTAACCTGACGATTTACGATTATCTCTATGAGAATACTGCTGCTTTTTTATCTGCTGAGAGAACGATAGGGGAGAGTAAATTTACCTTTGGCAGTGTGTTTACCTTTGTGGTGATAATATGGATTTCGGGGATTATTTCGAAGTATATCTCCTACTTTGCCGAAGCAAAAGACCAAAAGATGGCTGCTAATCGTAAGCAACGTTTGGGCTCTTCGATTTTGCTCATTAAGCTAGGAGTGTTTACCATTGGCTTTTTGCTGGCCATCGCCGCTGCAGGTATTCCATTGGACAATGTGGCGATTGTGTTGGGAGCCCTTTCCGTAGGTATTGGGTTTGGCCTACAGACGATTATCAATAACTTGGTCTCGGGGATCATCTTGGCATTTGAACGGCCAGTGCAGATTGGCGATGTGATCGAAGTGGGAGGCCGTAGCGGTGTGGTCAAGGAAGTGGGGATTCGGGCAAGCAAAATTCTTGGGTATGACGGTTCAGAACTGATTATGCCCAATGGCGACTTACTCTCCCAACAATTGGTCAATTGGACACTTTCGAATAAGCGGAGAAGGGTGGAGCTGTTTATTGGCGTGGCCTATGGCTCGGATTCTGAAAAAGTGGAAGGGGTGCTTAGAAGTGTCTTGGATAGAGACGGGATTCTCAAAGTGCCAGGGCCTAGTGTTTTCTTGCAGAACTTTGCTGATAGTGCGGTGGAGTATCGCTTGCTCTTTTGGGTGGCAGATATCGATACTTGGGTGGATATGAGAAATGAAGTGATGAAAGATATTTACAAGCGGTTTGGCGATGAGGGCATCGAGATTCCGTTCCCTCAGCGAGATCTGTATATCAAATCCATGCCCGGGGCTCAGCCAGAGAAGAAAAAAGTCGATCCCAAACCGGCAGATGAAGCATCGGAAGGCGATGAAGGAGGTGATAAGGATCCTGCTGACGGTGATAGTGGTGAAAAATAA
- a CDS encoding alpha-L-fucosidase — protein sequence MKNWSKQLFLILFCSLITGKLLAQTNHEDQKMEWFKDAKLGIFIHWGIYSVNGIDESWSFFNDYISYDDYMKQVEGFTASNYAPEKWAKLIKSSGAKYAVITAKHHDGVALWDSQVSDLTVVKKTPAKKDLIAPFMNALEKEGLKKGLYYSVLDWSHPDYDRKTRTKYRYKDEPERFQKFVEFNFKQLDELSSNFDPDLYWFDGDWEHSAEEWRSKELKAQLLKKNPNVIVNSRIGGNLGDYATPEQGVPVTRPSSKYWELCLTMNNSWGYQHNDDNYKSPNELLRIFVDCLHMGGNLLLDLGPKPDGTIPDKAVNILESFGRWTDKHAAAIYDTQAGIPQGHVYAPTTLSKDRKTLYIYLDYKVNESLVIKGLKNKINRIWVVGNGTKLDHREVGKQYWSKVPGLKYIDIPDNVYDKDITVIAVLLDGEIDLYREKGQVIESN from the coding sequence ATGAAAAACTGGAGCAAACAGCTATTCCTTATCCTCTTCTGCAGTTTGATCACCGGCAAGCTTCTGGCCCAAACTAACCACGAAGACCAGAAAATGGAATGGTTCAAAGATGCCAAACTGGGGATCTTTATCCATTGGGGCATCTACTCGGTCAATGGAATCGACGAATCGTGGTCATTTTTTAACGACTACATTTCCTATGACGACTACATGAAGCAGGTCGAAGGATTTACAGCATCCAATTATGCCCCTGAAAAATGGGCCAAGCTCATCAAATCCTCCGGGGCCAAATATGCCGTTATTACCGCCAAACACCACGATGGAGTAGCCCTTTGGGACAGTCAGGTAAGTGACCTCACTGTAGTCAAAAAAACGCCCGCAAAAAAAGACCTCATTGCGCCATTTATGAACGCCCTGGAAAAAGAAGGGCTCAAAAAGGGGCTGTATTATTCGGTCTTGGACTGGTCCCATCCGGATTATGACCGAAAAACCCGCACCAAATACCGCTATAAGGATGAACCAGAGCGCTTCCAGAAATTCGTAGAATTTAATTTCAAACAACTTGATGAACTCTCCTCTAATTTCGACCCCGACCTTTATTGGTTTGATGGTGACTGGGAACACTCAGCAGAAGAGTGGAGAAGCAAAGAACTGAAAGCACAACTGCTAAAGAAGAACCCAAACGTCATCGTCAATTCCCGGATAGGAGGAAATCTAGGCGACTATGCAACTCCTGAACAAGGCGTCCCTGTAACCCGTCCAAGCAGCAAATACTGGGAACTCTGTCTCACCATGAACAACAGCTGGGGCTACCAGCACAATGACGACAACTATAAAAGTCCTAACGAACTCCTGAGGATTTTTGTGGACTGCCTCCACATGGGTGGGAATCTCCTACTTGATCTTGGTCCTAAACCCGACGGGACTATCCCTGACAAAGCGGTCAATATCCTGGAATCATTCGGAAGATGGACCGACAAACACGCTGCGGCCATTTATGACACCCAGGCCGGAATCCCACAAGGGCACGTTTACGCCCCCACCACACTTTCCAAAGACCGAAAAACACTTTACATCTACCTGGACTACAAAGTGAATGAATCATTGGTCATTAAAGGCCTGAAAAACAAAATCAACAGGATATGGGTGGTCGGCAATGGCACTAAACTCGACCATCGCGAAGTAGGTAAACAATATTGGAGCAAAGTCCCCGGGCTTAAATACATCGATATCCCAGACAATGTCTATGACAAAGACATTACGGTCATCGCGGTACTTCTTGATGGAGAAATAGACCTCTATCGCGAAAAAGGTCAAGTAATCGAAAGCAACTAA
- a CDS encoding Hsp20/alpha crystallin family protein — MKLVRYNQLEPNYPSTFSGLLDKFFNDSLQTGPQKFTPSVDISEDESNYEVELSVPGIQKEDFKIDLVDGKLIISGERKSKEAQEGKNYHTIQTQYGSFSRSFFLPEDVSPDKIEAKYENGILKVTLPKSEKKVLKSSIEIK, encoded by the coding sequence ATGAAACTCGTAAGATATAATCAATTGGAGCCCAATTATCCTTCTACCTTCAGTGGACTATTGGACAAGTTCTTTAACGACTCACTCCAAACAGGCCCTCAAAAGTTCACTCCTTCAGTGGACATTAGCGAAGATGAAAGCAACTATGAGGTAGAACTGTCGGTACCCGGAATCCAAAAAGAGGACTTCAAAATCGACTTGGTAGATGGCAAGCTTATCATCTCAGGTGAAAGAAAAAGCAAAGAAGCCCAAGAAGGCAAAAACTACCACACCATCCAAACTCAGTACGGATCTTTTAGTAGATCATTCTTTTTGCCCGAAGATGTCTCTCCAGACAAAATTGAAGCAAAATATGAGAATGGCATCCTAAAAGTCACACTCCCTAAAAGCGAGAAAAAGGTGCTGAAATCATCCATCGAAATAAAATAA
- a CDS encoding Do family serine endopeptidase, protein MNRKQFFLSIILASILGGLIAVAGVSLLSPSKKVTTFEQKQNTSFVNWLKDDKFNVPDGINFVASADQVLPAVVHIKSKVTMQRRGRSGNPLEEFFEFRYPDGGQQPPMEGMSSGSGVIISKDGYIATNNHVIDDAKEIQVTLFDNTNYDAKVVGTDPTTDLALLKIDASDLPFVPFGDSDKTKVGEWVLAVGNPFDLTSTVTAGIISAKARNIGILRNENNNLQIESFLQTDAVVNRGNSGGALVNLAGELIGINTAIASQTGAFSGYAFAVPSAIVKKVMDDLLEYGAVQRGLLGIQIQDVSVAKQYLDLDTKANQGVYVDKVNEDSGADEAGLQKGDIIIQVDGVQTTNVSKLQEMVARKRPGDKVDLKFLRNGEEHEATATLKNISGTTKVVKKAEVKATEFESVTFKDLDISLQEHLEIEGGAVIDNIDNDKWEEAGAREGFVITHIGRDRVSGADDLKNKLQRNKGDEVMILGFYPNGQKSYFELKLDN, encoded by the coding sequence ATGAATAGAAAGCAATTCTTTCTCAGCATTATCCTGGCCTCCATCCTCGGGGGATTGATAGCAGTAGCAGGAGTAAGTCTTTTATCTCCGTCAAAAAAAGTAACCACTTTCGAACAAAAGCAAAACACAAGTTTTGTGAATTGGTTAAAGGACGACAAGTTCAATGTCCCTGACGGGATTAATTTTGTGGCTTCTGCTGATCAAGTACTACCAGCTGTAGTACATATCAAAAGCAAAGTAACCATGCAACGGCGAGGGAGAAGTGGAAATCCCTTGGAAGAGTTTTTCGAATTCCGGTATCCTGACGGTGGCCAGCAGCCTCCCATGGAAGGCATGAGTTCTGGATCAGGTGTGATCATCTCTAAAGACGGCTACATCGCCACGAACAACCACGTCATAGACGATGCCAAGGAAATCCAAGTCACCCTATTTGACAATACTAACTACGATGCCAAAGTAGTCGGCACTGACCCCACTACAGACTTAGCCTTGCTGAAAATTGATGCATCAGACCTCCCTTTTGTACCATTCGGAGACTCTGACAAAACCAAAGTAGGCGAATGGGTATTAGCAGTAGGAAATCCATTTGACCTCACTTCTACCGTAACAGCAGGTATCATCAGCGCCAAAGCCAGAAACATAGGCATTTTAAGAAACGAAAACAACAACCTTCAGATCGAGTCATTCCTCCAGACAGATGCCGTAGTTAATAGAGGAAACTCCGGAGGGGCCTTGGTGAACCTTGCAGGTGAGCTAATTGGTATAAATACAGCCATTGCCAGCCAGACTGGCGCATTTAGCGGTTATGCCTTTGCCGTCCCGAGCGCTATCGTTAAGAAAGTGATGGACGACCTATTGGAATACGGAGCGGTGCAACGCGGCTTACTGGGCATCCAAATCCAAGATGTAAGCGTTGCCAAACAATACCTTGACCTCGACACCAAAGCAAACCAAGGGGTGTACGTAGATAAGGTAAACGAGGACTCTGGCGCCGATGAAGCCGGCCTCCAAAAAGGCGATATCATCATCCAAGTAGATGGTGTACAGACAACCAATGTGTCCAAGCTACAAGAGATGGTGGCGCGAAAACGCCCTGGAGATAAAGTAGATCTGAAATTCCTGAGAAATGGCGAAGAACACGAAGCGACCGCCACCTTGAAAAACATCTCGGGCACTACAAAAGTGGTCAAAAAGGCTGAAGTAAAAGCCACAGAATTCGAATCAGTTACCTTTAAGGATTTGGACATCTCCCTACAAGAGCACCTAGAAATCGAAGGTGGAGCGGTAATCGACAACATCGATAACGACAAATGGGAAGAGGCTGGTGCTAGAGAAGGTTTTGTGATCACCCACATAGGACGAGACAGGGTGAGCGGAGCGGATGATCTTAAAAACAAGCTCCAGCGAAATAAAGGTGACGAGGTAATGATCTTAGGCTTTTATCCAAACGGCCAAAAATCTTATTTTGAATTAAAACTTGATAATTAG
- a CDS encoding LuxR C-terminal-related transcriptional regulator, which produces MLHQKLDLLITELAKSNIIKGHELDLDAYDRLVNYKTALLTLHDIGNYRPVHINNACKAFYGFPNNFLSGMDYIYYLKTIHPSYYPTLFRSLTFFNEDREKYLDLTYKLKDAKGNWQIMAGTTKTITRTAANKPLYAISLLLPQNELSADHGAPIRLLESLTKREMEIFLKFAEGLTAQEIGPSLFIAEETVKKHKQNIFKKLKCNKTSELVKLAFKLGVKY; this is translated from the coding sequence ATGCTACACCAAAAGTTAGACCTCCTGATCACCGAACTGGCTAAGTCCAATATCATAAAGGGGCATGAACTGGACCTCGATGCATATGACCGGCTTGTCAATTACAAAACTGCACTGCTCACCCTCCACGACATAGGCAATTACAGACCCGTACATATCAATAATGCCTGCAAAGCGTTTTATGGTTTTCCAAATAATTTCCTGTCAGGGATGGATTATATTTACTACCTCAAAACAATTCATCCTTCTTATTACCCAACGCTTTTCCGCTCCCTAACATTCTTCAATGAAGACAGGGAAAAATACCTTGACCTTACGTACAAACTCAAGGACGCAAAAGGAAATTGGCAGATCATGGCAGGAACGACCAAAACCATCACCCGCACTGCCGCCAACAAGCCGCTTTACGCAATATCACTGCTGCTCCCCCAAAACGAACTCTCCGCTGACCATGGGGCACCCATCAGGCTACTTGAAAGCCTTACAAAACGTGAGATGGAAATTTTTCTGAAATTTGCAGAAGGCCTGACCGCTCAAGAAATAGGGCCTAGCCTGTTCATCGCGGAAGAAACGGTCAAAAAACACAAACAAAATATCTTCAAAAAACTTAAATGCAACAAGACCAGTGAACTGGTCAAATTGGCATTTAAACTTGGGGTAAAATATTGA
- a CDS encoding adenosine kinase, with product MKKKYNVVGMGNALVDIEFKVTDQFLTENKVEKGLMTLVDEPRQNELMAVINTAEAKKQCGGSAANSVIAVSQFGGSAYYNCKVANDLLGKFFVEDLKASGVTNNLQPDRLEDGITGKCLVMVTEDAERTMNTYLGITENFSTKDINEAVINDAEYLYIEGYLVTSPNGKAAMKQAKRLAEAQGTKVALTFSDPAMVKYFKEGFEEVIGAGVDLLFSNEEEAKLFTGEEDLMKAREELKKAAKRFVITKGKNGAIIYDGDTFIDIEPYETEAIDTNGAGDMFAGAFLFGITNGHSYASSGKLASLASSKVVSQFGPRLEWHEAKEVLERLRPELG from the coding sequence ATGAAAAAGAAATATAATGTAGTGGGCATGGGAAATGCCCTTGTAGATATTGAATTTAAGGTCACTGACCAATTCCTAACGGAAAATAAAGTCGAAAAAGGCTTGATGACGTTGGTGGATGAACCGCGTCAAAATGAGCTTATGGCCGTGATCAATACCGCAGAAGCCAAAAAGCAATGCGGTGGATCAGCTGCCAATTCGGTGATTGCGGTGAGCCAATTCGGAGGAAGTGCATATTATAATTGCAAGGTTGCCAATGACTTGTTGGGAAAGTTTTTTGTGGAGGACTTAAAGGCTTCCGGCGTCACCAATAATCTGCAACCAGACCGGTTGGAAGATGGCATTACGGGAAAATGCCTGGTGATGGTGACCGAAGATGCAGAACGCACGATGAACACTTACCTGGGCATCACGGAGAATTTTTCCACGAAGGATATCAATGAAGCCGTGATCAATGATGCCGAATACCTCTATATTGAAGGGTACTTGGTGACTTCTCCAAATGGAAAGGCTGCCATGAAGCAAGCTAAAAGGTTGGCTGAAGCGCAAGGAACCAAAGTGGCCCTTACCTTCTCAGACCCAGCCATGGTAAAATACTTTAAAGAAGGTTTTGAAGAAGTGATCGGCGCGGGAGTGGACTTGTTGTTTTCGAATGAAGAAGAAGCGAAGCTTTTTACGGGTGAAGAGGATTTGATGAAGGCTCGGGAAGAATTGAAAAAAGCAGCCAAACGATTTGTGATCACGAAAGGGAAAAATGGTGCCATAATTTATGATGGGGATACATTTATCGATATAGAACCGTACGAAACGGAAGCCATTGATACGAATGGGGCTGGAGATATGTTTGCTGGTGCATTTTTGTTTGGTATCACCAATGGCCATTCTTATGCCTCCAGTGGCAAGTTGGCCAGTTTGGCCTCCTCGAAGGTGGTGAGCCAGTTTGGCCCCCGGTTGGAGTGGCATGAGGCCAAAGAGGTATTGGAGAGATTACGCCCCGAACTTGGGTAA
- the rimO gene encoding 30S ribosomal protein S12 methylthiotransferase RimO: MKARTLKKDKVNIITMGCSKNLVDSEVMLTQLKGNGINVSHESEQQDNNIVIINTCGFIDNAKQESIDTILQYVDAKERGLVEKVYVTGCLSQRYKDDLEKEIPLVDAFFGTRELPALLKKFKADYKHELVGERLLSHPSHYAYMKISEGCDRPCSFCAIPLMRGGHVSKPIEELVKEAEHKAANGTKELLLIAQDSTYYGLDIYKKRRLADLMKALADVNGIDWVRLHYAYPTGFPMDVIDVMAEHPNICNYLDIPLQHGSSDVLKVMRRGTSREKQEELIHRIREKIPGIAIRTTLIAGHPGEGEKEFQEMVDFVERMKFERLGVFTYSHEEDTHAFTMNDDVPDEEKQARANHLMEVQEQISFDLNQKRVGETFKVLVDKKENGYFVGRTEFDSVEVDNEVLIDASKHYCRIGDFVQVKVNEATEFDLYGDVID, translated from the coding sequence TTGAAGGCGAGAACATTAAAAAAGGACAAGGTGAACATCATCACCATGGGATGCTCCAAAAACCTGGTGGATTCTGAGGTGATGTTGACCCAGTTAAAGGGCAATGGGATCAATGTTTCCCACGAGTCCGAGCAGCAGGATAATAATATAGTCATCATCAATACTTGTGGTTTTATAGATAATGCCAAGCAAGAGTCGATCGATACCATTCTCCAATATGTGGATGCCAAGGAGAGGGGCTTGGTCGAGAAGGTGTATGTGACGGGCTGTCTTTCGCAGCGGTATAAGGATGATTTGGAAAAGGAGATCCCTTTGGTGGACGCTTTTTTCGGCACGAGGGAACTTCCGGCTTTGCTGAAGAAGTTTAAGGCTGATTATAAGCATGAGTTGGTAGGGGAGCGGCTGTTGAGCCATCCTTCGCACTATGCGTATATGAAAATTTCGGAAGGATGTGATCGTCCTTGTTCATTTTGTGCCATACCACTGATGCGTGGTGGACATGTTTCCAAACCGATCGAGGAATTGGTCAAAGAAGCGGAACATAAAGCCGCCAATGGCACCAAAGAGCTATTGCTGATAGCCCAAGATTCCACCTATTATGGTTTGGATATTTATAAAAAGCGACGACTGGCCGACCTGATGAAGGCTCTGGCTGATGTGAATGGCATTGACTGGGTAAGGCTGCATTATGCCTATCCTACGGGTTTTCCGATGGATGTGATCGACGTGATGGCCGAGCATCCCAATATTTGCAACTACTTGGATATCCCCCTTCAGCATGGATCTTCGGATGTGCTCAAGGTCATGCGCCGTGGGACCAGTCGTGAGAAACAGGAAGAACTTATCCATCGGATTCGGGAAAAAATCCCCGGGATTGCGATCAGGACTACACTGATTGCTGGGCATCCGGGAGAAGGAGAGAAGGAATTTCAGGAAATGGTGGATTTTGTGGAGCGGATGAAATTTGAGCGATTGGGAGTATTTACCTATTCACATGAAGAAGATACGCACGCATTCACAATGAATGATGATGTCCCTGATGAAGAAAAGCAGGCCAGGGCCAATCACCTCATGGAAGTACAGGAACAAATTTCCTTTGACCTCAACCAAAAAAGAGTGGGGGAGACGTTTAAAGTGCTGGTGGACAAGAAAGAAAATGGGTACTTTGTGGGGAGAACGGAGTTTGATTCTGTAGAGGTGGACAATGAGGTGCTGATCGATGCTTCAAAGCATTATTGTAGGATTGGTGATTTTGTCCAGGTCAAGGTAAATGAAGCTACCGAATTTGATCTCTATGGTGATGTCATTGATTAG
- a CDS encoding Gfo/Idh/MocA family protein, which produces MEKPKKTESQNSRRNFIKNAALASSALIVPRHILGGVGFTAPSDQLNIAAIGAGGKGASDIKNASVNGRERVVALCDVDFSGSASQSVKNFPNAKLYADFREMLEKEKDIDAVTISTPDHVHGPAAAFAMERGKHVYVQKPMTHNIREARLLTQMARDQKAVTQMGNQGGSNPLLNLVQQWIDSDKIGKVHKVEIWTNRPVWPQGNAFPKPAPGEKPDDLAWDLWLGPAPEIPYTPNLHPFNWRGWWDYGTGALGDVGCHLVDIPFRTLGLHYPKSAECSVGAVYSKMWTPDYHPEGCPASSFISLKFDATQKSKSPIEMTWSDGGIRPAHPDIIPADHDIGGTDSANGVLIIGEKGIISTNINDSSPLMPKLYLNDGTTEFGPQTEDFPEPEYGHQRKWVDACKAGFGSKEHKELTSSFDYAGPMTETVLMGNLAIRSYMLRRENGNGGMDYYGRKKLLWDGDKMLITNLEEANQFVGRTYRDGWKV; this is translated from the coding sequence ATGGAAAAACCTAAGAAAACAGAGAGTCAAAACTCTCGAAGGAATTTTATTAAAAATGCAGCCTTAGCTTCTTCTGCCTTGATCGTGCCGAGGCACATACTGGGCGGTGTGGGCTTCACGGCTCCGAGTGACCAGCTGAATATCGCAGCGATTGGTGCTGGTGGCAAAGGAGCCAGTGACATTAAGAATGCCTCGGTCAATGGCCGCGAAAGAGTAGTGGCTTTATGTGATGTGGATTTTTCCGGTTCGGCTTCCCAATCGGTAAAGAATTTCCCCAATGCAAAGCTATATGCCGACTTCAGGGAAATGCTTGAAAAGGAAAAAGACATCGACGCCGTGACCATTTCTACTCCCGACCATGTTCACGGGCCTGCAGCGGCCTTTGCCATGGAAAGAGGTAAGCATGTTTATGTACAAAAACCCATGACGCACAATATCCGCGAAGCCAGGCTCCTTACCCAAATGGCCCGCGACCAGAAAGCCGTCACCCAAATGGGAAACCAAGGTGGATCCAATCCGCTATTGAATTTGGTGCAGCAGTGGATCGATTCAGATAAAATAGGCAAAGTTCACAAAGTAGAAATCTGGACCAACCGTCCCGTTTGGCCACAAGGCAATGCCTTCCCTAAGCCTGCTCCAGGCGAAAAGCCAGATGACCTTGCTTGGGATTTATGGCTGGGGCCAGCACCAGAGATACCTTACACGCCTAATCTCCATCCGTTCAACTGGCGAGGATGGTGGGATTATGGTACCGGTGCATTGGGGGATGTGGGGTGTCACTTGGTGGACATACCTTTCCGTACATTGGGCCTTCACTACCCTAAATCTGCTGAATGTAGCGTAGGGGCAGTATATTCTAAAATGTGGACGCCAGATTATCATCCGGAAGGTTGTCCTGCATCTTCATTCATCTCGCTGAAATTTGATGCTACACAGAAGAGCAAATCTCCCATAGAAATGACTTGGAGTGATGGTGGCATACGTCCAGCTCACCCAGATATCATTCCCGCAGATCATGATATTGGCGGTACCGATAGTGCCAATGGCGTGTTGATCATCGGAGAGAAAGGGATTATTTCTACCAATATCAATGACAGCAGCCCGCTGATGCCAAAACTATACCTCAATGACGGTACCACAGAGTTTGGTCCACAGACGGAGGATTTCCCAGAACCAGAATATGGTCACCAACGTAAGTGGGTGGATGCTTGTAAAGCAGGTTTTGGCAGTAAAGAGCATAAGGAACTTACCTCGTCTTTTGACTATGCCGGTCCGATGACCGAGACGGTACTGATGGGGAATCTGGCTATCCGAAGCTATATGCTCAGAAGGGAAAACGGCAACGGCGGCATGGATTATTATGGCCGTAAGAAGTTGCTTTGGGATGGTGACAAGATGCTGATCACTAATCTTGAGGAAGCTAATCAGTTTGTCGGCCGAACTTATCGAGATGGCTGGAAAGTGTAA